The following coding sequences lie in one Miscanthus floridulus cultivar M001 chromosome 9, ASM1932011v1, whole genome shotgun sequence genomic window:
- the LOC136479815 gene encoding uncharacterized protein codes for MDGGSGLNILYANTLELLELDRSWLRGDVAPFHGIMSGKRTRPLGRIDLPVCFSTPSNYRKEVLTFDVVGFKGTYHAILGRPCYAKFMAVPNYTYLKLKMSSPSGVITIESTYEHAYDCDVECIEYAEALVEAETLIANLDQLGGKALDSKRRAGTFEPTEAVKLVLVDPAYPDDRALRINATLDIK; via the coding sequence atggacggaggcagcggcctcaacatcctctacgccaacaccctggagctcctggagctcgatcgGTCATGGCTCCGGGGTGATgtcgcgcctttccacggcatcatgtcggggaaacgcacgcgacccctcgggcgcatcgacctaccCGTTTGCTttagcaccccctccaactaccgcaaggaggtccttaccttcgatgtggttggattcaagggaacctaccacgccatcctggggcgaccgtgctacgccaagttcatggcggtccccaactacacctacctcaagctcaagatgtcgagTCCCAGtggcgtcatcacgattgagtccacgtacgagcatgcatacgactgcgacgtcgagtgcatcgagtacgccgaggctctcgtagaggccgagaccctcatcgccaacctcgaccagcTCGGTGGCAAGGCgcttgactccaagcgtcgcgccggGACATTCGAGCCCAccgaggccgtcaagctcgtcctaGTTGACCCTGCCTACCCTGACGATCGGGCACTGAGGATCAACGCCACCCTCGACattaaatag